Proteins from a single region of Pseudomonas sp. 10S4:
- a CDS encoding tyrosine-type recombinase/integrase, translated as MNTIATYSHQPWNKGKIFGQKAPLRVRDIWAIRVRLQLAEKTRDLALFNLAIDSKLRACDLTKLRVRDIAHGERVSSRAIVMQQKTQHPVQFEITEQTRTVVEAWMHQAHLRSEDFLFPTRLHDSEHLSTRQYARIVNAWVTAIGLDATMCGTHTLRRTKASLIYRRTKNLRAVQLLLGHTKLESTVRYLGIEVDDALKMAEQTEV; from the coding sequence ATGAACACTATTGCTACATACAGCCATCAGCCTTGGAACAAGGGAAAGATTTTCGGGCAGAAAGCCCCGCTCCGAGTCAGAGATATCTGGGCAATCCGAGTAAGACTCCAGCTTGCTGAGAAGACACGAGATTTGGCGCTTTTCAACTTGGCCATCGACAGCAAGCTACGTGCTTGTGACTTAACCAAGCTGCGAGTACGAGACATAGCTCATGGGGAGCGCGTGTCGTCACGGGCCATCGTGATGCAGCAGAAAACTCAACACCCAGTGCAATTTGAAATTACTGAGCAAACCCGAACTGTTGTGGAGGCTTGGATGCATCAGGCCCACCTCCGCAGTGAGGACTTCTTGTTTCCTACCCGGTTGCACGACTCAGAACATCTCTCCACCAGACAGTACGCTCGGATAGTCAACGCGTGGGTAACAGCCATTGGCCTTGACGCAACGATGTGCGGTACTCATACGCTACGGAGAACCAAAGCATCGCTGATTTATCGGAGGACGAAGAACCTGAGAGCTGTTCAACTCCTGCTTGGTCATACGAAGCTTGAAAGCACCGTCAGATACCTGGGAATCGAGGTCGATGATGCCTTGAAAATGGCGGAACAGACGGAAGTTTAA